Proteins found in one Ovis aries strain OAR_USU_Benz2616 breed Rambouillet chromosome 19, ARS-UI_Ramb_v3.0, whole genome shotgun sequence genomic segment:
- the SHISA5 gene encoding protein shisa-5 isoform X2, whose amino-acid sequence MAAPRILLLLLLLLPAPEGAQSQRCRTSPGLKVDADLVCPDFCCGHCYNQYCCSDVSKQVVWTDKDCQAPEARFGTVLAIGVTLFVIGVVTVIICCTCSCCCLYKMCRRPQPVVTTTTATTVTHTPYLQPPSYPGPTYQGYHSVVPQPGLPTAPYPTQPMGPPAYHETMAGDAALPYPASQPPYNPAYMEPPKIVS is encoded by the exons ATGGCCGCGCCCCGCATCCTGCTGCTCTTGCTGCTGTTGCTCCCGGCGCCTGAGGGAG CCCAGAGTCAGCGGTGTAGGACTTCCCCTGGGCTCAAAGTCGACGCTGATTTGGTCTGTCCTGATTTCTGCTGCGGCCACTGTTACAACCAGTACTGTTGCTCGGACGTGTCGAAGCAGGTTGTGTGGACAGACAAAGATTGCCAAGCCCCGGAGGCCAG GTTCGGCACAGTGCTCGCCATCGGGGTGACCCTCTTTGTGATTGGCGTGGTCACCGTTATCATCTGCTGcacctgctcctgctgctgtttGTACAAGATGTGCCGGCGCCCGCAAC CGGTTGTGACCACCACCACGGCCACCACGGTGACCCACACCCCTTACTTGCAACCGCCCAGCTACCCTGGACCAACGTACCAGGGCTACCACTCCGTGGTGCCCCAGCCGGGGCTGCCAACAGCACCCTACCCAACCCAGCCCATGGGCCCCCCCGCCTACCACGAGACGATGGCAG GAGATGCAGCCCTGCCCTACCCTGCCAGCCAGCCTCCTTATAATCCGGCCTACATGGAGCCCCCGAAGATAGTCTCTTGA
- the TREX1 gene encoding three-prime repair exonuclease 1: protein MGSRALPPGPVQTLIFLDLEATGLPFSQPKITELCLLAIHRYALEGLSTPQGSPPTAPPPPRVLDKLSLCVAPGKACSPVASEITGLSTAVLAAHGHRVFDADLVNLIRAFLQRQPQPWCLVAHNGDRYDFPLLRAELALLGLASALDDAFCVDSIAALKALEPAGSSSEHGPRKSYSLGSIYTRLYGQAPPDSHTAEGDVLALLSICQWRPRALLRWVDAHAKPFSTVKPMYVVTASTGTNPRPSAVTATVPLARANDTGPKLRGDRSPKPAPPPVKCPGAPPGEGLLAPLGLLAFLTLAVAMLYGLSLAMPGQ, encoded by the coding sequence ATGGGCTCACGGGCCCTGCCCCCGGGGCCTGTGCAGACCCTCATCTTCCTGGATTTGGAGGCCACTGGCCTGCCCTTCTCCCAGCCCAAGATCACCGAGCTGTGCCTGCTGGCCATCCACAGATATGCCCTGGAGGGCCTTTCCACCCCTCAGGGGTCTCCACCAACGGCACCCCCGCCACCCCGGGTGCTAGACAAGCTCTCCCTGTGTGTGGCTCCAGGGAAGGCATGCAGCCCCGTGGCCAGCGAGATCACGGGCCTGAGCACTGCCGTGCTGGCTGCACATGGGCATCGGGTCTTTGACGCCGACCTGGTCAACCTGATCCGCGCCTTCCTACAGCGCCAGCCGCAGCCTTGGTGCCTTGTGGCCCACAATGGTGACCGCTACGACTTCCCCCTGCTCCGGGCCGAGCTGGCGCTGCTGGGCCTGGCCAGTGCTTTGGACGATGCCTTCTGTGTGGACAGCATCGCTGCTCTGAAGGCTCTGGAGCCGGCTGGCAGCTCCTCAGAGCATGGCCCAAGGAAGAGCTACAGCCTGGGCAGCATCTACACACGCCTATACGGGCAGGCCCCGCCAGACTCGCATACCGCCGAGGGGGACGTGCTCGCCCTGCTAAGCATCTGTCAGTGGAGGCCGCGGGCCCTGCTACGGTGGGTGGATGCTCATGCCAAGCCCTTCAGCACCGTCAAGCCAATGTACGTGGTCACAGCATCTACTGGAACCAACCCGAGGCCATCTGCTGTCACAGCCACTGTGCCCCTGGCCAGAGCCAATGACACCGGCCCCAAGCTTCGCGGAGACAGGAGCCCCaagccagcccctcccccagtgaAGTGCCCTGGAGCCCCACCCGGGGAGGGGCTGCTGGCCCCCCTGGGCCTTCTGGCCTTCCTGACTTTGGCGGTAGCCATGCTGTATGGGCTGTCCCTGGCCATGCCCGGGCAATAG
- the SHISA5 gene encoding protein shisa-5 isoform X3: protein MGFGTVLAIGVTLFVIGVVTVIICCTCSCCCLYKMCRRPQPVVTTTTATTVTHTPYLQPPSYPGPTYQGYHSVVPQPGLPTAPYPTQPMGPPAYHETMAGDAALPYPASQPPYNPAYMEPPKIVS, encoded by the exons ATGGG GTTCGGCACAGTGCTCGCCATCGGGGTGACCCTCTTTGTGATTGGCGTGGTCACCGTTATCATCTGCTGcacctgctcctgctgctgtttGTACAAGATGTGCCGGCGCCCGCAAC CGGTTGTGACCACCACCACGGCCACCACGGTGACCCACACCCCTTACTTGCAACCGCCCAGCTACCCTGGACCAACGTACCAGGGCTACCACTCCGTGGTGCCCCAGCCGGGGCTGCCAACAGCACCCTACCCAACCCAGCCCATGGGCCCCCCCGCCTACCACGAGACGATGGCAG GAGATGCAGCCCTGCCCTACCCTGCCAGCCAGCCTCCTTATAATCCGGCCTACATGGAGCCCCCGAAGATAGTCTCTTGA
- the SHISA5 gene encoding protein shisa-5 isoform X1: MAAPRILLLLLLLLPAPEGAQSQRCRTSPGLKVDADLVCPDFCCGHCYNQYCCSDVSKQVVWTDKDCQAPEASVHTEASTSIFDDDPMSKFGTVLAIGVTLFVIGVVTVIICCTCSCCCLYKMCRRPQPVVTTTTATTVTHTPYLQPPSYPGPTYQGYHSVVPQPGLPTAPYPTQPMGPPAYHETMAGDAALPYPASQPPYNPAYMEPPKIVS, from the exons ATGGCCGCGCCCCGCATCCTGCTGCTCTTGCTGCTGTTGCTCCCGGCGCCTGAGGGAG CCCAGAGTCAGCGGTGTAGGACTTCCCCTGGGCTCAAAGTCGACGCTGATTTGGTCTGTCCTGATTTCTGCTGCGGCCACTGTTACAACCAGTACTGTTGCTCGGACGTGTCGAAGCAGGTTGTGTGGACAGACAAAGATTGCCAAGCCCCGGAGGCCAG TGTCCACACTGAAGCGTCCACCTCCATCTTCGACGACGACCCCATGTCCAA GTTCGGCACAGTGCTCGCCATCGGGGTGACCCTCTTTGTGATTGGCGTGGTCACCGTTATCATCTGCTGcacctgctcctgctgctgtttGTACAAGATGTGCCGGCGCCCGCAAC CGGTTGTGACCACCACCACGGCCACCACGGTGACCCACACCCCTTACTTGCAACCGCCCAGCTACCCTGGACCAACGTACCAGGGCTACCACTCCGTGGTGCCCCAGCCGGGGCTGCCAACAGCACCCTACCCAACCCAGCCCATGGGCCCCCCCGCCTACCACGAGACGATGGCAG GAGATGCAGCCCTGCCCTACCCTGCCAGCCAGCCTCCTTATAATCCGGCCTACATGGAGCCCCCGAAGATAGTCTCTTGA